In Nocardioides conyzicola, one genomic interval encodes:
- a CDS encoding histidine kinase dimerization/phospho-acceptor domain-containing protein → MRERLTAAFIVLSIVLLLGAGLVRTFVLQDLIREQVAGQLDQEADLVAAIVSDREAAGGSVDEKFLTTLVGPRDRLAYAADGADPVVVTGDDYQGQGDTDDDITATTEVDASGQVTVSESSGVIRDILLRDIGSIAALFLLIAVAAGMAGFLVASALSAPFQKLAIAAAALGRGRFDLDLPTTRIPEARAIANALRSSALALEDRVHRERAFAEHTSHVLRTPLTGIRLELEDLSLRDDLPPDALETVKRCLARAEEVSAVAAELVEITRRGSLMVGAEVPLSDLSTQLAQRWADRLASRNRTLTAAVEGDLTLTYTPGPVEHATDLLLADVVRRGTGAVRIVFNAETEGHLRVTVVTAGRADEAEMADESIDRMSQVRAVVEALGGRIIGEHPADGVEVLLPRR, encoded by the coding sequence ATGCGTGAGCGCCTCACCGCCGCGTTCATCGTCCTGAGCATCGTCCTGCTCCTCGGGGCAGGTCTGGTCCGCACCTTCGTCCTCCAGGACCTGATCCGGGAGCAGGTCGCGGGTCAGCTCGACCAGGAGGCCGACCTGGTCGCCGCCATCGTGTCGGACCGCGAGGCCGCCGGCGGCAGCGTCGACGAGAAGTTCCTCACCACCCTGGTCGGTCCGCGCGACCGGTTGGCGTACGCCGCCGACGGCGCCGACCCGGTGGTCGTCACCGGCGACGACTACCAGGGCCAGGGCGACACCGACGACGACATCACGGCCACCACGGAGGTGGACGCCTCGGGCCAGGTCACCGTCAGCGAGTCGTCCGGGGTGATCCGCGACATCCTGCTGCGCGACATCGGCTCCATCGCCGCGCTCTTCCTGCTGATCGCCGTCGCCGCCGGCATGGCCGGCTTCCTGGTCGCGTCGGCCCTCTCGGCGCCGTTCCAGAAGCTCGCGATCGCGGCGGCCGCGCTCGGGCGGGGTCGCTTCGACCTCGACCTGCCCACGACCCGCATCCCGGAGGCGCGGGCGATCGCCAACGCGCTGCGCTCGAGCGCGCTCGCCCTGGAGGACCGGGTGCACCGCGAGCGCGCGTTCGCGGAGCACACCTCGCACGTGCTGCGCACCCCGCTCACCGGGATCCGCCTCGAGCTCGAGGACCTCAGCCTCCGCGACGACCTGCCCCCCGACGCCCTCGAGACCGTCAAGCGGTGCCTGGCCCGTGCGGAGGAGGTGTCGGCCGTCGCCGCCGAGCTCGTCGAGATCACCCGTCGGGGCAGCCTCATGGTCGGCGCCGAGGTTCCCCTGTCCGACCTGTCGACCCAGCTGGCCCAGCGCTGGGCCGACCGGCTCGCCTCCCGCAACCGGACCCTGACGGCCGCCGTCGAGGGCGACCTGACGCTCACCTACACCCCGGGCCCGGTCGAGCACGCCACCGACCTGCTGCTCGCGGACGTCGTACGCCGCGGGACCGGTGCCGTCCGGATCGTCTTCAACGCGGAGACCGAGGGCCACCTGCGGGTCACCGTCGTGACCGCCGGCCGGGCGGACGAGGCCGAGATGGCCGACGAGAGCATCGACCGGATGAGCCAGGTCCGGGCCGTCGTCGAGGCGCTGGGAGGCCGGATCATCGGCGAACACCCCGCCGACGGCGTCGAGGTACTGCTGCCGCGGCGATAA
- a CDS encoding response regulator transcription factor: MAQRVLVVEDEEDIAFPLVRTLEREGYDVEWVESGQKALDTLASLPELVILDLGLPDIDGLEVCRRAREAGYTGAIMIVTARAGELDRVVGLDYGADDYLAKPFGLAELQARVRALLRRTSSPQSGSIEEASPDGVRIDVDARRVYAGTEEVPLTGKEFEVLAILAANRDKVVSRGRLMADVWDENWYGSTKTLDVTIGRLRQKLESVGVTDRVVAVRGVGFRLEGGPTDA; encoded by the coding sequence ATGGCGCAACGGGTCCTGGTCGTGGAGGACGAGGAGGACATCGCTTTTCCTCTGGTCCGCACCTTGGAACGTGAGGGCTACGACGTCGAGTGGGTGGAGAGCGGCCAGAAGGCGCTCGACACCCTGGCGTCGCTGCCCGAGCTCGTGATCCTGGACCTGGGACTTCCGGACATCGACGGGCTCGAGGTCTGTCGCAGGGCTCGTGAGGCCGGCTACACGGGGGCGATCATGATCGTCACCGCGCGGGCCGGCGAGCTCGACCGGGTGGTCGGCCTCGACTACGGGGCCGACGACTACCTGGCCAAGCCGTTCGGCCTGGCCGAGCTGCAGGCGCGCGTGCGCGCCCTGTTGCGCCGTACCTCCTCGCCGCAGTCCGGCTCGATCGAAGAGGCGTCCCCCGACGGGGTCCGCATCGACGTCGACGCCCGCCGGGTGTACGCCGGCACCGAGGAGGTCCCGCTGACCGGCAAGGAGTTCGAGGTCCTCGCGATCCTTGCCGCCAACCGGGACAAGGTCGTCTCGCGCGGCCGGCTGATGGCCGACGTGTGGGACGAGAACTGGTACGGCTCGACCAAGACGCTCGACGTCACCATCGGTCGGCTGCGCCAGAAGCTCGAGTCCGTAGGCGTGACCGACCGTGTGGTGGCCGTTCGAGGTGTGGGATTCCGCCTCGAAGGCGGCCCCACCGATGCGTGA
- a CDS encoding HAD-IIA family hydrolase has protein sequence MSAMTSRPVETWLTDMDGVLVHEEVPIPGAQEFIEALKSSGRPFLVLTNNSIFTPRDLRARLLGSGIDVPEAAIWTSALATAQFLEEQRPHGTAYVVGEAGLTTALHDVGYVMTDRDPDYVVLGETRTYSFEAITRAIRLVAAGARFIATNPDPSGPSQHGLLPATGSVAALISTATGRTPYFIGKPNPLMMRSALNRLEAHSETTVMIGDRMDTDIISGLEAGLRTILVTTGSTRLEQIETFPYRPTRVVDSIADLVGEVAGEKG, from the coding sequence ATGTCCGCCATGACCTCGCGCCCCGTGGAGACCTGGCTGACCGACATGGACGGCGTCCTCGTCCACGAGGAGGTGCCGATCCCGGGCGCCCAGGAGTTCATCGAGGCGCTGAAGTCGTCGGGGCGCCCCTTCCTCGTGCTCACCAACAACTCGATCTTCACTCCGCGCGACCTGCGCGCCCGGCTGCTCGGCAGCGGCATCGACGTGCCTGAGGCCGCGATCTGGACCTCGGCGCTCGCGACCGCACAGTTCCTGGAGGAGCAGCGGCCCCACGGCACGGCGTACGTCGTCGGTGAGGCGGGCCTGACCACCGCGCTGCACGACGTCGGCTACGTGATGACCGACCGCGACCCGGACTACGTGGTGCTGGGGGAGACCCGCACCTACTCCTTCGAGGCGATCACCCGCGCGATCAGGCTGGTCGCGGCCGGTGCCCGGTTCATCGCCACCAACCCCGACCCGAGCGGTCCGAGCCAGCACGGCCTCCTCCCGGCGACCGGCTCCGTCGCCGCGCTGATCAGCACGGCGACCGGGCGGACGCCGTACTTCATCGGCAAGCCCAACCCGCTGATGATGCGCAGCGCCCTCAACCGGCTCGAGGCGCACTCCGAGACGACGGTGATGATCGGCGACCGGATGGACACCGACATCATCAGCGGGCTCGAGGCCGGGCTCCGCACGATCCTGGTGACGACAGGCTCGACCCGGCTCGAGCAGATCGAGACCTTCCCCTACCGGCCGACGCGGGTCGTGGACTCGATCGCGGACCTGGTCGGGGAGGTCGCTGGCGAAAAGGGCTGA